A window of Limosilactobacillus sp. WILCCON 0051 genomic DNA:
CTTTTCAAAGTCATTGTAGATAAATTCCGGCTTAATGACCACGTTTGGTATCTTAGCTGCCCGAGCAACAATCAGTGGTCCGGGAGCATTGGCGGCAATTTCGATTTTGGAATGACTTTGGGCAAAATTTTTAACGCGTTGGCTGAATGATTGATTGGCAGCAATTATTTTTTCAGCTTCTTTAGCCGCAAATTGGCCAGTCTCATTCAAGCTGATTCGATTTGGCTGCCGGTCAAAAAGGACGACTCCCAACTCGGCCTCAAGCTTTTTCATTGATCTGGTCAGCGAGGGTTGAGTGACTGCCAATTCAGCAGCCGCTTTGGTTAGAGTGCCAGATTTAGCGAAAGCAACCAGGGCTTTTAATAAATAGTTGTCAATCATTTTTTTACCTCACTAGTATAACTATTATTTATACTAGCATGATGAATTAGCATTTTTCAATCAAAGTGGAACCCCATTATAATGATTGCAATATCAAGCAGCGATTTAAATTCAGCCGCTTGGCAATCTTTTTTAAATCAATGCTTAATCTGGCAGAGCGATTAAAATAAAAGAAATGAGGCTTAAACCATGATCACAGGAAAAGTAGTAGTAATTACCGGCGCATCTTCAGGAATCGGCGAGGCAACCGCTAAACGCCTGGCTACGGCCGGGGCTAAGGTAGTTTTGGGCGCACGGCATGCAGACAGACTAAAGGCAATCGTTGCTCAGATTCAAAAAGACGGCGGCACGGCCAGCTTTCTGCCGATCGACGTTGCGCGTAAAGAGGACAGTCAAGCTTTGGCAGCTCATGCCATCCAATGTTTTGGCCGAATTGATGCGATTTTCTTGAATGCTGGCATTATGCCCAGTTCTCGTTTAGCTGAGTTAAAGACTGACGACTGGGATCGCACCATTGACATCAACCTAAAAGGCGTGCTCTATGGCATTGCGGCCGTTTTGCCGATTTTTAACAAACAGCATCAAGGACAGATAATTGCTACTTCTTCAGTAGCCGGCTTAAAAGTCTATCCAGGGTACGCTGCTTATTGTGCCAGCAAATGGGCCGTCCGCGAAATAATGGAGGCTTTAAGGCTTGAAGCAGCTCAGGATAAGGCAAATCTTCGTACGACGACGATCTATCCAGCAGCGGTGCATTCCAATTTGATTAGCGGAATTACCAATGATGCAATTCGCAATGGCGAGATCGCGGTCCGTAAGCAGACGGAACTGGCTGCAGATGAAGTAGCCAAAGCAGTTGAGTATGTCATTGATGCACCAGCTGAAACTGATATTCATGAATTGACGATTGCGCCTTTAAATCAAGAATGGTAATTGGCAGACGATACAAATTTAGCGATAGCCGAGATCAGCTGAATAATAGACAAAACGATAATAAGCAGGTGATTTAGATGGTTGAACGAGTCAAGTTGACGACCGAACAGCAGCGATTGATTGCTAAAAACAAGCCTTTGATCCAACTGCTGAATTCGGCAGTCCATTCTGATGGTGAGATTCGGGCACTTCTAAGTGAGATTACTGGTGAAAAAATTGACGCAAGCAATGAAATCAGGTTGCCGTTTTTTACTGACAATGGTTTCAATACCCATCTCGGTAAGCGCATTTTTATCAATACTGGAGTAACTTTTGCGGATCTGGGCGGTATTTATATTGATGATGATGTCTTGATCGGTCCAGGCGCCAGTCTGCTTAGCGTGAATCACCCGCTTAAACCGGCTTTTCGGCATGAAATGGAGCTGCAGCCGGTTCATGTTAAGCGAAACGCCTGGATCGGAGCTGGAGCACGAATTCTACCTGGCGTAACGATCGGCGAGAATGCAGTTGTCGGTGCGGGCGCCGTCGTGACTAAAGATATTCCTGATAATACGGTGGCTGTTGGTGTGCCGGCCTTTGTTAAGAACTTTATCTAATTAATTTTGGCAACAAAAAGCATCACCTGACAATAACGGCAAGTGATGCTTTTGACTTTAATTGATAGTTTTAGCGCGGTGCTGTGTCAGGTAGACCAGCAAAAAGTCCAGCAGCAGGGTACAGCCGGTAATGGCAAAGACGGCTGAATAGCTGAACAGGCCAGAGATGGTTGAGCCAAGCAGCGCGCCCAAGACGGAGCCGGCAGCCTGGAATGATTGATTATAGCTGAAGATGCGCCCAAACGCCTCGGTTGGCACTTCCAAGGTCAGAATCGTCTGTGCAGCCGGCATTAAAGCAGCATTGGCAAAACCAAGCAAGAAACGCCAGAACGCGAGCATCCAAGGCGAATTGGTCAAAGTCATCGGGATAAAAAGCACGGCCGCGACAATCAGTCCAGTCGTCAAAACTTTTTTAGGGCCGATTCGATCCATGGTATGACCGACTTTAGAAGCAGCTACCAGATTTCCCAGTCCGGGCGTGGCAGCAACGATACCGGCAACAAAGGCAATATTGCCGGTATCATGCATCATTTCCTTGACATAAAGCGATACGATCGGGTTGATCGACATCACTGATGATTGAACCAGCATGGTCGTGATAAACATAACCACGATCAATTGGCGGTTGTCGATTTGGCCCATCAATGCCTGCATTGGCTTCATGTTCTCTTTTTTGATCGGCGTAAATTTTTCCTTGACCAAAAATGAAGTAGCGATAAAAACGCCAAACATCAAGCCGCCAGTAATGAAAAACGGAATTCGATAGCCCCAGGCGCCAGACAAGGCTCCACCCAAAAGCGGCCCAATCAAGTTGCCGGTAACCCCGGCCGTCGTCATAGCCGACATTACCCAGCCTGATTTGCTGTGCGGGGTCTCGCCGGCCATCAGCGCGATCGAATTATTGATATATCCAGAGAACGCACCCTGTAAAAAGCGCATGCCGATAATCATCCAGACGTTGACCGAAAGCCCAGTAATAAAAATCGTGCATGCCATGACGCCGGAAGCCCGCATACACATCAGTTTGCGGCCCTTGCGATCGGCAAGACTGCCCCAGTATGGCGAGACGATTGCCTGGGAAATAAACGTGGCGGCAAATGCCATTCCTGAATACAAGTTGAGCTCAAAACGGGAGAAATTTCCCAGCTCATTGATAAAAAGCGAGATAAACGGCATCGTCATCGAGTATCCCATTCCGGTAACAAAGCAGCCCAGCCAAAGCGTATAAAAGGTCTGGTGCCATTTGCTGGGCAATTCGTGATGGGTACCGATGTTTGAGTCTTCCAAAAGATCACCTTCCAATCAGATTATAACTAAGTCAATGAGCAGGATTAACCCAATTGATGTTTCTGCCAGCCAAGGTAGCGATAAAAGATCACCAGCATCAAAACAGCCAGCACAACGGTTACCCACATGGCAGCCCGAACGCCCGTCGTCAAAGAAGCCGGCAAGCCGGAGATAACGACCAGAAGCGTGACTGAAGCTGCCCCGCAGGCTTGCCGCAGTGTATTGTTAAGTGCCGTTCCGTGACTGTTTTCTTGGGGTGCCAGCTGCGAGAAGGCTTCGGAAAGAGCGGGGTTGAACAAAAATGAGTTACCGATCAATCGAATCATGTAGGCAATGGTCAAGACCCAGACCGGCATGTGGGCACTGACATGAACCAGCGGAATCGAGGCCAAAAGCGTCAAGATGCCGCCAGTCGTAATCAGCCATTTAGGACCATATTGATCGTAGAGCCGACCAGCAATTGGCGCAAACAAGGCATTACAGATGGCGCCGGGCAGCAGAATCAAACCGGATTCAAAGCTGCCGATATGCATCACGTTTTGCGTAAAGATCGGCAACAGCTGTTCGGTTCCCAGCAGAATCATAAATGCGCAGCAGCCGACTGCCGTCATCATTCGAAATGAAGGATAGCGGATGATCTGGACTTTCAGCATTGGATCGGCCATTCGCAGCTGGCGTTTAACAAAGAACCAGATAATGAGCAGCCCAATCAGCAGCATGGCCAGGCCAATCAGCAGGTTGAGCTCAAAGACCGTCAGACTGCCCAGAATCAGCGATGATCCAGTTAATGAGATCAAGACTGACACCAGATCGATCTTGATGGGCCGTGGCTGCGAGAAGTTGGGCATCTTAAAGAACGCGCCCAGCCAGACCAAAAGCATTAACGGCAAGACAAAAATAAAGATATAGCGCCATGAGAAGTATTCCAGAATCAGTCCTGATAAAGAAGGTCCCAAAGCTGGTCCAGAAGCAATCACCAGACCAGACATTCCCAAAACGGAACCGCGCTTTTCAGGTGGATAGATGGTAATCATCGTCGTCATCTGAAACGTCATTAAGATTCCGCCGGCGCAGGCCTGAACCAAGCGTGCCAATAGCAGCAGCCAGAAATTATTTGCAAAGCAGCCAATCAGCGTGCCAATGATGAAAGTCCCAACTGTTGATAAAAAGACGCTGCGGTTGGTAAAGCGTTCATAGATGTTTGACGATAATGGCGTGATAACCCCGATCAGCAGCGTGTAGCCAGTCGTCAGCCATTGGGCGGCATTTAGCGAAACGTGCAGATCGTTTTTGATCACTGGCAGCGCGGTAACCATCATAGTTTGACTTGCCAGACTGATGAAGCTGGCAACCAGCAGGATGATCGTTACGCTGCGGCGAGTGCGCGCATCGACATTGGTTGCGGACATAACAGACTTCCTTTCATAAAATATCAAGCAACAAAAGTAGATTAAAGATGTAATTTCATACCAATCTAGTCTAGCATTGAAAGCGTCATGCAAAACAAGTCCACCGAGATGATTTTTCGATTTTTTTGCTCAGAGGTCCGTCAGGTTTGATATGATTGTTCTTGTGAATAAATAATGAGGTGACATGATGAGCAAGCGAATCGCGGTATTTTCCGACGTGCACGGCAATCTGCATGCTTTACAGGCAATGTATGCTGACAGTCTGCGCCATAGTGTTGATGAATATTGGTTTATTGGTGACCTGCTGATGCCCGGCCCAGGCGTAATGGAGATCTGGCGGCTGATTAAAAAAATGCAGCCTAGCGTAATGGTACGCGGCAACTGGGATGATTTAACGGTCAAGGGCGTGCGGGGACAGATGGATCTTGAAAAGCCCTCGCGAATCTATTTTGCTCGTTTGGCACAGTACGTTGGCGAGCATGTTTCCGCCGATGTAATTGATGAGATCGCCAGTTGGCCGCTGCATGTTCAAAAGCAGGCTGGCAAATTAACGTTTGGCATCTCCCATAATCTGCCGACGCTTAACATGGGGCAGGCACTGTTTCCCACTAATCCAGTCGAGCATTTTGATCAGCTGTTTGAAAATTTCGATCAGCAAGACGTGGCCATCTATGCTCATGTTCACCACAGCCTGATGCGCTATGCCAGTGATGAGCGCTTGATTTTAAACCCAGGATCGGTCGGGGAGCCGTTTAATGGCTGGTGGCCGCTGCAGCACGATACGCGGGCTCATTATCTGATCTTGGAAGTTGACGATGATGGGATTGCCGAATTGGACTATCGACATGTACCTTATGATCGTGAATCGGAATATGAGCTGGCTGTTGAATCAGATATTCCTTACCTGGAACTTTATAAGCGGACGCTTGAAACTGGCCGGGTCAATACGCATGATCAGGAGCTGCTTGATCAGATCAATCGCAAATGGGACTATCTGGCTGAGTATCAGGCTTATGCCAAACGGGTTAAGAAGCGTTCCTGACATATTGACCAACTAATGGCCGCTTTTTTGCCGGATTCCAATTTAATTTGATTTAATTACAAAAAGTAAGGCAAAAAGTTTGCATTCAAAAACGCAAATTGGCATAATAACCAACGAATGACTATGCAAATGTAAAAATCTTATTTTTAATCAAAATCTACATTAAATATGGAGGGTAGAAAATGGCAAAAAAGTCTAAGATTGCCAAGCTCAAGCATCAAGAAGCGCTGGTCGAAAAGTACGCGGCCAAGCGCGCCGAACTGAAAGCCGCCGGTGACTATATTGGTCTGTCCAAGCTGCCGCGCAATTCGGCACCGGTTCGCCTGCATCACCGTGACCGCTTGGATGGCCGTCCGCATGCCTATATGCGTAAATTCGGCTTGTCACGGCTGAACTTCCGTGAGCTGGCACATAAAGGTCAGCTGCCAGGCGTCAAAAAAGCCAGCTGGTAGCTAAAAAGGTCCATGGTCTGAAATCGTCAGCCATGAACCTTTTTATTTTTGCGAGCATGCTGTCATCAGCCGGTTCGCGTTATACTAAGTCTAAATAATCTTTTAAGAAGTGAAGTGAAGCTATGCTGAACAGATTAGTAGAATGGACGGTGCGTTTCAATCAGCGCTCGTTTATCAAAATTACCCGGCAGACATTGATGCTGCTGTTTCCAATCGCCTATGTCGGGACCTTGGCAGTAATGCTGAAAAAAGCCTTCTTTGCCACGGATAGTTTTTTCTTTAATATTGCCGATCTGGGCGACGTCATGCCAGACTGGCTTTGGACTGGCATGACGGGGCTGACGGGCGGTCTGGCCAAGATTACGTTTGGGATGTTTGGCGTGATGGCTGCCTATGCTGCGGCCCGCTATACTGCCAAACTCTATCATCAAGATGCACCGATGGCAGGGATGACCGGTTTTGCCACCATGCTTTTGCTGGCTTTTCGCTATACGCGTACAAGCAATCCCAACATGATCTCATTTGACTGGAATCTTTTGAGCGTGCGCAGCGTTTTGTTTGCGCTGATCGTTGGCTATGGGGTTGGGCAGGTGTATCGCTGGCTGGGAAAAGGCGGCGAGCCCAGCGATCAGACGATTGAGACATTGGAAAAAATGCAGCAGCGAGCTCTGAATGCCATCCGTCCGCTGTTTTTTTCGCTGGCAGTCGGCGCGGCTTTAGGAGCGTTGTTCAACTGGCTGACATTAAGTTCCTGGCTGGATCTTGCCTATACCTGGTTAGAGAACTTTGGCCAGGGCAATCAGTCGCTATGGGTGGCCCTTCCTTTGATTGCCGTTTCGTTATTGATGAGCTGGCTGGGCATTGGCGGACCAACGATCAACACGGCTGCGCAAGGATTGACCGGCGCGGCGGCGGCTAATCTGAACTACGCTTTTCAGCATGGCTCAAGCTGGAACGTGCCGTACAAATGCCTAACCTCTACGCTTTACAGCTCATTTGCCAACTTTGGCGGTGATGGGGTCATGCTGGCTTTAGTGATTGCTCTGATCATCGTTGGTCGGCAGCCGGAAATTCAGCGGTTGGCGCGTTGGAATCTATTGCCGACCCTGTTTAACAGCAGCTATGGCTTGATGACCGGTTTGCCAGTAATCCTAAATCCCGTCTTCTTGCTGCCTTATCTGCTGCTGCCTTTGGCCAATCTTTTGTTAGGCGCTTTGGCAACCTTAATGCATCTGATCCCGGCAACGCCCTATCCTCTGCCAATGGGGACTCCTGGGCCATTGGCGGCATTTATCGGCTCTAATGGTGATTGGGAGGCACTGCTGTTTTCATTGGTGCTGCTGATTTTTGATGTCTGGGTATATATCCCATTTGTCCGCTTGGCGCTTGGTGCTGAACTTAAAACACAACAGATTGAGGCGGTGGCATAATGCTGATTATTAATGATAAAGAACGCCGACGCAGCATGCGCTTATTGATTTTTGTCATAGTCTTGCTGATTGTCCTGGCTTTTCCGGCTTATTTTTGGATGAAAGACAACAACCATTATCTGGCACAGCGCAGCAAGGCTCAGATGTCACCGGTCATTATGATTCCAGGCAGTTCGGCAACCAAGAATCGCTTTGATGAAATGGTGACGCTGCTTAATAAAGATACCAGTCACAAGCACAGTCTGTTAAAGCTGGAGGTCTACAACAGCGGTAAGATTACATATACTGGCAAGATCAGCAGTGGCGACAATGAGCCGATTATTGTCGTGGGTTTTCAAAACAATCATGATGGCTATGACAACATCAAAAAACAGGCCAAAATGTTTGATGAAGCCTTCAATGAGCTGATTGATCAGTATAAGTTCAATAATTTTAAAGCATTTGGTCATTCCAATGGTGGTTTGATCTGGACCTTATGGCTGGAAAAATACTACTCAGATTATTCAGACTATGTAAAGATCAAACGGTTGATGACGGTCGGCTCGCCATTTAATCTTAATGAAAGCTCAACCAGCAATCCGACGCAGATGTATACCTACTTTTTGAAGCATCGTGACCAGCTGCCGTCAAGCCTGGATGTCTATTCAGTTTCTGGTGCCGATACCTATACTGAAGACGGCATCGTTAAATTAGGCAGCGTAAGGGCGGGACGCTATATCTATCAAAAACAGGTCAAGCACTATACCGAGATGACGGTTACCGGCAGTAAGGCGCAGCACTCGTCACTGCCGCAGAATCGCCAGATCATTCGTTTGATTGAGGAATATCTATTGGACAGTGATCAGCCCAATGTCGTCAACAGTAAAAACAAACGGGTAAGTCACAGCTCTTCAGTTTCCAATCCATAAATTATATTTGCAAAATCCCTCTGCAAAAGGTTATTCTAAATGTGACGTGCAGACTGGATACGCATAGTCTGGCACCGAAATAAACAGGGGGATAACAATGAAAAGACAACAGCGTTTTGTCGAAATCATTCTACTATTGTTGCTGGGTTTAGTGGTTTCGTTTTGGGGGTATCGCGGCTATCGATTTATGCAGGCGCATCCGTTGGTCAATCGCGTCTATCGTTACCAAGCATCATCCGCAGCCAAAGCAGAACTGACCAGCACGCCAAATGACTACCAGTATGTGGTTTTTGGCGCTGGCAGATATCGTGGGAAATACATCAAGGTTGATAACCAAAAACAGCTGCGCCGAATTTTAAATCATCGGCAAGCCTATCAAGCAGCTTTTGATCAAAATGGAACCCGCTACCTGGTTCGTCATCATCAGCTGCAGTTGGATCTGGGCAACGTCCCAGCTGGCGAGAGTTATGTTCAGACCACCAAGCAGGCCTGGGTTGCTCAATCAGATCGGCATGATTTAGGGCAGACAGTAAACGATTCGTTAAAGCTGACCTCAATGCATGCTGCTAAACAGGCTGTCAGTTATCTGCCATAGGTTTGGGTAACACTTGCTGTACAAAACTAAATAACTATACTAAGCATCTGAATCTTTCAGGTGCTTTTTTTATTTTTTGTATAATAAATCGCAAAATTATAGCTTTTTTATAGAAATCGAATTGATTGATTTACGTTTAGTACATTAGGTAGGGATACTAAATATTATTTTTTTAACGTTGACTGTTTGTATATATTCATTTAATAGGCTGGATTATTTGCATATATTAAAATAAAATTAAAATCATAAAAGCTGATTTTGTTAAAAAGCTTTTCAATTGACAGATGAATTAGGAATGATTTTTATGGGCAAAAAACGAATCATGGTGATTTTCGGGACACGACCCGAAGCAATCAAAATGGTTCCGGTAATTAAAGCATTGGAGAAGGCGGCTGAATTTGAGCCAATCGTGGTGGTGACCGGACAGCATCGGCAAATGCTCGATCAGGTTTTGGAGACCTTTGATGTTTCGCCAGCTTTTGATTTGAACTTAATGAGTGATCAGCAGACGTTAACCAAAATTACGGTTAGCGTCTTGTCGCAAATGGAGCAGCTTTTAAAAACGACAAACCCAGATGCTGTTTTGGTTCATGGCGATACAACGACGACCTTAGCTGCCAGCCTGGCTGCTTTTTATCAGCAGATTCCGGTTGGACATGTGGAAGCAGGATTAAGAACCTGGCAAAAGTATGATCCGTTTCCTGAAGAGATCAATCGTCAGCTGACCGATGCTATTACGCAATGGTATTTTGCACCAACTGAACGCAGCCGCCAGAATCTCTTAAAAGAGCATCGTGATGAAAGCAGGATCTACGTCACGGGCAATACGGCAATCGATATGCTTGCCCATACTGTCAGCGACCAGTGGCAGTTGCCAATGCAAAATCAGATAGCGCCCAATGCCAAGATAATCCTACTGACGATGCATCGACGCGAGAATCAAGGCGCACCAATGAAAGCGGCTTTTAGTGCCATCAATGATTTTGTTTTGGAGCATCCTGAAATCGAGGTTGTTTTTCCGGTTCATTTAAGTCCCAACGTGCAAAAGGCGGCTCATCAAGCTTTTGACGACAATGAGCGCGTCCATTTGATTGCGCCGCTCAACGTCATCGATTTTCATAATCTGGCTGCACGCAGCTGGCTGATCATGACTGATTCGGGGGGGATTCAAGAAGAAGCGCCATCGCTGGGCAAGCCGGTCTTGGTGCTGCGGGATACTACCGAGCGTCCAGAAGGGGTTCAGGCTGGGACGCTCAAACTGGTCGGCACGGATGCGAAAACGATTCAAAAATGGCTCACGGCCTTTTTAAATGATCAGACAGTCTATGAACAAATGGCACGCGCGCAGAATCCATATGGCGATGGGCAGGCAGCCAAACGCATCGTGGATGTCTTGTGTCGCGAACTGAATTAAGAAAGGAATGCATATCATTATGAAAATCAAAAAAATTTGTAAGCTTGCAATCGTTCCAGCTGCAGTGCTGGTTCTGTCACAAACCAGTATTGGCAAGGCGGTTGCTGATACACTAACGCCAGCTTCCGTAGGGGCCACGGCTGAAACTGCGCAGACTGCTCAAAAAGGCACGACTGCGTCTACGGCTGCCAAAGCTCAAGGTGGCGCGGCAGTTGGTGATGGTTGGACGATTATTCCAGGCAAACCAGGGATTCCGGGTAAGCCAGGAGTTCCAGGCAAACCTGGCAAACCAGGGATTCCAGGCAAGCCGGGCATTCCTGGTGATGGTACGCGCGCAGCCACGGCGGCGACGGCTGCTACTGCCGCAACTGCTGCGACGGCGGCGACGGCTGCTACTGCTGCCACAGCGCCAACTGCTGCTGTAGCGGTAAAAGCCAAATAGCCATAATAAGCCGTAAAGGGGGTGCTGATTGATCAGTCAGATAATCTTTGAAACTTCATTTGCCGGTTTAATAATTTATCTAGTCTGGGTCTGTTTTTTACTTGCGCTAGGCCAAAACAGTCAATCAGACAAAGCCGAGCTGGGATTTGATCAGTCGTATCGGCTGGTGATTTTAGTTCCAGCGATGAATGAAGAGACCGTCATCAAACAGACCATGCAGCTGTTTTTAAAAGAGACTCATCAGCTTGCAAACGTCAAAATGGTCATTATTGATGATGCGTCTGATGATCGGACCGCAGCTGTCGTCAAGCGATTTATTAGCCAAACAGGCCAAGATCGGATTCAGCTTTTGCAGCGTCAGCACCCCAACGCTCAAACTGGCAAGGGAAATGCGCTTAACTGGGCCTATCATCAGCTGGCTTTGCAGGATGGCGATCCAAAGCGCCTAATCTGCGGCGTTTTAGATGCAGATGCCTACATGACGGAAAAAAGCTATCGCAGGGTGATGCAGTATTTTGCCGATGATGAGGATTTGGATCTGCTGCAGACACGGGTAGGCATGCTTGAAACCAACAATTGGCTGCAGCTGATGCAAGATATTGAATTCACCGTGATCAATGATTGGATTCAAAACACCCGCAATCGGCTTGGCAATGCGGCAGCTTCTGGCAATGGACAGTTTATCCGCGTCGGCTCTGTTGCCAGTTCACGGCCATGGGGCAATGCATTGTTGGAAGATTTTGAATTTAGTACGCGTTTTTTGATGCAGGGTAAAAAAACACAATATGCCAGTGATGCCTTGGTATACCAAGAGGCCATCGCCAAGGCTCGTCCCTTCATTCGGCAGCGATCGCGCTGGACGCAAGGGGGATTGGATTGCCTGTTCAGTTATTGGACGAAGGTCTTAAGCAATTCATTTATTCGTTTTTCAGCTAAATTTGAAATGACCTTTTATATGCTGATTCCGTTCATTACGATTTTTACTGGAGTTGCCAGTCTGATTGTCCTTGGTTTTACGCTGGCCAATCTGGACGACTATTGGCGATTGCTGTTACTGCTGATTTTGGTCAACCTGGGTTTTAGCAGCTATATCGTTTGGCAATATCAGCATATGACCAGTTCAAAACAATATGGTCTGCTGTTTTGGACGGCAATTACGTTTGCATTTTATAACTATCTGCTTTACCCAGCTATCGTGATCGCTTTTTATAAAAAATTTAGCGGTCAGACTCGCTGGGTTAAGACAGCTCATGGAAACAAAGATAAAATTGGGAGGAAAGCCTCATGAAAAAATGGAAATCAACAATGATGGCGGCTACGGCAGCATTAGGGATGTTCTTTGCATTGGGAACCGTAAATGCCAAAGCTGATGAAACAATCACGACCGCACCAACTGCGGAAATTGCGCAAACCGCCTCGATTGCTCAGACGGCTAGCGAAGCACTGACCAGTAATACGGCCGCTACGGCAGGTACGGCACCAACTGCGGGAACGGCAGGCACGGCAGCCACGGCACCGACCGCGGGAACGGCAGGCACGGCAGCAACTGCACCAACTGCGGGGACGGCAGGCACGGCAGCTACGGCACCGACTGCGGGGACGGCAGGCACGGCAGCCACGGCACCGACCGCGGGAACGGCAGGCACAGCGGCCACGGCACCGACT
This region includes:
- a CDS encoding glycosyltransferase family 2 protein; protein product: MISQIIFETSFAGLIIYLVWVCFLLALGQNSQSDKAELGFDQSYRLVILVPAMNEETVIKQTMQLFLKETHQLANVKMVIIDDASDDRTAAVVKRFISQTGQDRIQLLQRQHPNAQTGKGNALNWAYHQLALQDGDPKRLICGVLDADAYMTEKSYRRVMQYFADDEDLDLLQTRVGMLETNNWLQLMQDIEFTVINDWIQNTRNRLGNAAASGNGQFIRVGSVASSRPWGNALLEDFEFSTRFLMQGKKTQYASDALVYQEAIAKARPFIRQRSRWTQGGLDCLFSYWTKVLSNSFIRFSAKFEMTFYMLIPFITIFTGVASLIVLGFTLANLDDYWRLLLLLILVNLGFSSYIVWQYQHMTSSKQYGLLFWTAITFAFYNYLLYPAIVIAFYKKFSGQTRWVKTAHGNKDKIGRKAS